Proteins encoded in a region of the Populus nigra chromosome 3, ddPopNigr1.1, whole genome shotgun sequence genome:
- the LOC133687872 gene encoding probable glycosyltransferase At5g03795, whose translation MGNEFRYPFTIEIWKLLWFIGLAVAVVLTFQHFELPYGNIISSLSSARKDLGAGNSTLLTHAASSTPEMVSNTTQSNGLNTTAISPDRAQEIDSSHGTETPANVNNDVAPERSRGLNESSLIDSRGKESSPEQLVDTNTNSTSYVHNGVVSEGISGLNKSSGIDNRGKESKPEQLVDRNEKSTLEPVNSLGNGSAPQETERSLSREDVTSISENIGASDARIAPIAPELLPVDSPPNITLQMNAEPSTIAHIVPVESNTSKVDKDAPSLENDGKTGDQKKDLTLLHNNPSVTSFPEVKKEPQTPSLEVVSISEMKNLQLQRWSSPNSRRPRWPSVVDQELLNAKSQIQNAPIVENDSVLYAPLYWNISMFKKSYELMEDILKVYIYKEGEMPIFHQPLLNGIYASEGWFMKLLEGNKKFVTKDSKKAHLFYLPFSSRYLEIRLYVPNSHSHKNLIEYLKKYLDMLSEKYPFWNRTQGADHFLAACHDWAPSETRQHMANCIRALCNSDAKEDFVFGKDASLPETYVLTQANPLRDLGGNRASKRSILAFFAGSMHGYLRPILLQHWENKDPDMKIFGRLPKVKGKGKMNYARYMKSSKYCICAKGYEVNSPRVVEAIFYECVPVIISDNFVPPFLEVLNWESFAVFVLEKDIPNLKKILLSIPAKKYRRMQMRVKRVQQHFLWHARPVKYDVFHMILHSIWYNRVFQMQPR comes from the exons ATGGGCAATGAATTTCGATATCCCTTTACAATCGAAATCTGGAAATTGCTATGGTTTATAGGACTGGCAGTAGCTGTGGTTTTAACATTCCAACATTTTGAATTGCCTTATGGCAATATTATATCATCTTTGTCTTCTGCTCGGAAAGATCTAGGAGCAGGAAATAGTACCTTGTTAACTCATGCTGCCTCATCAACACCAGAGATGGTTAGTAACACAACTCAATCAAATGGTTTGAATACCACTGCTATCTCCCCTGACAGAGCTCAAGAGATTGACAGTAGTCATGGAACAGAAACCCCTGCAAATGTAAATAATGACGTTGCACCAGAAAGAAGCAGAGGCTTGAATGAGTCTTCTCTAATTGATAGCCGTGGAAAGGAGTCTTCACCGGAGCAGTTGGTGGATACCAATACGAACTCCACCTCATATGTACATAATGGTGTTGTATCAGAAGGAATCAGTGGCTTGAACAAGTCCTCTGGAATAGACAACCGTGGAAAGGAGTCTAAACCTGAACAGTTGGTAGATCGAAACGAAAAATCCACGCTGGAACCTGTCAACAGTTTGGGTAATGGATCTGCTCCACAAGAGACTGAAAGAAGCCTTTCTCGAGAAGACGTCACCTCCATATCAGAAAATATAGGAGCCTCGGATGCTAGAATTGCACCCATTGCGCCAGAATTGCTGCCAGTGGATTCGCCACCTAATATAACACTCCAAATGAATGCAGAGCCTAGCACTATAGCTCATATCGTTCCTGTTGAGTCTAATACATCTAAGGTGGATAAAGATGCACCCAGTTTAGAGAATGATGGGAAAACAGGGGACCAGAAGAAAGATCTTACTCTATTGCACAATAACCCTTCTGTGACTTCTTTTCCAGAGGTGAAGAAAGAACCTCAGACACCATCCCTGGAAGTGGTTTCAATTTCTGAGATGAAAAATTTGCAGCTTCAAAGGTGGTCTTCTCCCAATTCAAGA AGACCACGATGGCCTTCAGTAGTTGACCAGGAACTGCTAAATGCAAAATCACAGATTCAGAATGCACCTATTGTAGAGAATGATTCGGTGCTCTATGCTCCTCTATATTGGAATATCTCCATGTTCAAAAA GAGCTATGAATTAATGGAGGACATCCTGAAAGTGTATATTTACAAGGAAGGAGAAATGCCTATATTCCATCAGCCCCTGCTCAATGGGATATATGCTTCTGAGGGATGGTTCATGAAATTGCTAGAGGGTAACAAAAAATTTGTTACAAAAGACTCCAAAAAGGCCCACCTGTTTTACTTACCTTTCAGTTCTCGATACTTGGAGATAAGATTGTACGTTCCTAATTCACACAGTCATAAGAACCTCATAGAATATCTGAAGAAATACTTGGATATGCTCTCGGAAAAATATCCTTTTTGGAACCGAACTCAAGGTGCAGATCATTTTCTTGCTGCTTGCCATGACTGG GCACCGTCTGAAACAAGACAACATATGGCCAATTGCATCAGGGCCCTTTGCAATTCTGATGCTAAAGAAGATTTCGTTTTTGGAAAAGACGCTTCTCTTCCTGAGACATACGTGCTCACCCAAGCGAATCCTCTAAGAGATCTTGGAGGCAACCGTGCTTCCAAGAGATCAATCTTGGCTTTCTTTGCAGGTAGCATGCATGGCTATCTACGGCCAATTCTGTTACAGCACTGGGAAAATAAAGATCCTGACATGAAAATATTTGGTAGATTGCCTAAGGTAAAGGGCAAAGGCAAAATGAACTACGCTCGGTACATGAAGAGCAGCAAGTACTGTATCTGTGCAAAAGGTTACGAAGTCAATAGTCCACGAGTTGTAGAGGCTATTTTCTATGAGTGTGTTCCAGTGATTATATCTGACAATTTTGTGCCTCCATTTTTGGAGGTTTTGAACTGGGAATCCTTTGCTGTTTTTGTCTTGGAGAAGGACATTCCGAACTTGAAGAAAATACTCCTTTCAATCCCGGCGAAGAAGTATCGAAGAATGCAGATGAGGGTCAAAAGGGTACAACAGCATTTTCTTTGGCATGCTAGACCTGTGAAGTATGATGTGTTTCATATGATACTCCACTCAATCTGGTACAACAGAGTTTTCCAGATGCAGCCAAgataa